A stretch of the Pan troglodytes isolate AG18354 chromosome 20, NHGRI_mPanTro3-v2.0_pri, whole genome shotgun sequence genome encodes the following:
- the RINL gene encoding ras and Rab interactor-like protein isoform X3, translated as MAQPEDKAPEVPTEGVRLVPPQVNKADRTPLGVLSTLEPLTRLQRTWGVWHVPELDTQDAEALVGLWPLGSFLVTGRDPSQALVLRSGPLPGEVNTYQIQKIPRGVSLESSNLCMPDLPHLLAFLSASRDVLPRTLLLPPPTLGPRDEHTDPVQIGRVQQDTPGKVLSIVNQLYLETHRGWGREQTPQETEPEAAQRHDPAPRNPAPHGVSWVKGPLSPEVDHPGPALASLLEEEEEDLEGKEEGREDDPEEEGPEDVLTIHVQSLVRARSSYVARQYRSLRVRIASDSGGPHGSGDPATELLQDVRHLLTDLQDHLAKDSYIRAVFGSRGPGLPKKDEDPGPALETAVCQAVLAPLKPALWTRLRTLRAPELRRLRRRQTALRAGAGPPGAQGPGPEGQSPAPALRSRIHERLAHLHAACAPRRKVALLLEVCRDVYAGLARGENQDPLGADAFLPALTEELIWSPDIGETQLDVEFLMELLDPDELQGEAGYYLTTWFGALHHIAHYQPETDRAPRGLSSEARASLHQWHRRRTLHRKDHPRAQTLHLMDRWAPPDQ; from the exons ATGGCCCAGCCAGAAGACAAGGCACCTGAAGTCCCCACAGAGGGGGTGAG GCTGGTCCCACCACAGGTGAACAAAGCAGACAGGACCCCTCTAGGGGTCCTCAGCACCCTAGAGCCACTTACTCGCCTGCAGAGGACATGGGGGGTGTGGCATGTGCCAGAGCTGGATACCCAGGATGCGGAGGCCCTTGTGGGGCTGTGGCCACTAGGG AGTTTCTTGGTCACAGGACGTGACCCCAGCCAGGCCCTGGTGTTGAGGTCAGGACCTTTACCAGGAGAAGTCAACACCTACCAGATCCAGAAGATTCCCAGAG GTGTGTCCCTGGAATCCTCCAACCTCTGCATGCCAGACCTGCCCCATCTCCTGGCCTTTCTATCAGCCAGCAG GGATGTTCTGCCCAGAACCCTGCTCTTGCCCCCTCCCACTCTAGGGCCCAGAGATGAACACACAG ATCCTGTGCAGATCGGCAGGGTCCAACAGGACACCCCAGGGAAGGTGCTTTCCATTGTGAACCAGCTCTACCTGGAGACCcacagaggctgggggagggagcagACCCCTCAAGAAACAGAGCCAGAGGCTGCTCAGAGACATGATCCAG CCCCCAGGAACCCTGCGCCTCACGGGGTCTCCTGGGTGAAAGGCCCGCTCAGCCCGGAAGTGGACCATCCTGGGCCGGCTCTCGCCAGCCtcctggaagaggaggaggaagaccttgaaggaaaggaggaaggaagggaggacgACCCGGAAGAGGAAGGCCCTGAGGACGTGCTCACCATTCACGTCCAGTCTCTGGTCAGGGCCCGGAGCAGCTACGTGGCCAGGCAATACCGAAGCCTTCGGGTGCGCATCGCCTCAGATTCTGGGGGTCCCCACGGGTCTGGGGACCCGGCCACGGAGCTGCTTCAGGATGTGCGGCACCTCCTTACTGACCTCCAGGATCATCTGGCAAAGGACTCCTACATCAGGGCTGTCTTTGGAAGCAGAGGTCCTGGGCTCCCCAAGAAGGACGAGGATCCAG GCCCCGCGCTGGAGACGGCGGTGTGCCAGGCGGTGCTGGCGCCCCTGAAGCCGGCCCTGTGGACACGACTCCGCACACTCCGAGCACCGGAGCtgcggcggctgcggcggcgaCAAACAGCCCtgcgggcgggggcggggcctccGGGGGCACAGGGGCCGGGACCGGAAGGGCAGAGCCCCGCCCCCGCCTTGCGGAGCCGCATCCACGAGCGCCTTGCGCACCTCCACGCTGCCTGCGCCCCGCGCCGCAAGGTGGCGCTCCTCTTGGAGGTGTGCAGAGATGTCTATGCGGGCCTGGCTCGAGGCGAGAACCAAG ATCCCCTGGGGGCCGACGCCTTCCTGCCGGCGCTGACCGAGGAACTCATCTGGAGCCCGGACATTGGGGAGACGCAGCTGGACGTAGAGTTTCTTATGGAGCTCTTAGATCCAGATGAGCTGCAGGGAGAGG CTGGGTACTACCTGACCACGTGGTTTGGGGCGCTGCACCACATTGCCCACTACCAGCCCGAAACAGACCGCGCTCCCCGGGGGCTCAGCTCCGAGGCCCGCGCCTCCCTGCACCAGTGGCACCGCAGGCGGACGCTGCACAGAAAGGATCATCCCAGAGCCCAG accctgcacttgatggatcggTGGGCACcaccagatcaataa
- the RINL gene encoding ras and Rab interactor-like protein isoform X2: MAQPEDKAPEVPTEGVRLVPPQVNKADRTPLGVLSTLEPLTRLQRTWGVWHVPELDTQDAEALVGLWPLGSFLVTGRDPSQALVLRSGPLPGEVNTYQIQKIPRGVSLESSNLCMPDLPHLLAFLSASRDVLPRTLLLPPPTLGPRDEHTDPVQIGRVQQDTPGKVLSIVNQLYLETHRGWGREQTPQETEPEAAQRHDPAPRNPAPHGVSWVKGPLSPEVDHPGPALASLLEEEEEDLEGKEEGREDDPEEEGPEDVLTIHVQSLVRARSSYVARQYRSLRVRIASDSGGPHGSGDPATELLQDVRHLLTDLQDHLAKDSYIRAVFGSRGPGLPKKDEDPGPALETAVCQAVLAPLKPALWTRLRTLRAPELRRLRRRQTALRAGAGPPGAQGPGPEGQSPAPALRSRIHERLAHLHAACAPRRKVALLLEVCRDVYAGLARGENQDPLGADAFLPALTEELIWSPDIGETQLDVEFLMELLDPDELQGEAGYYLTTWFGALHHIAHYQPETDRAPRGLSSEARASLHQWHRRRTLHRKDHPRAQANLPFKEPWAEETVTGTSDN, from the exons ATGGCCCAGCCAGAAGACAAGGCACCTGAAGTCCCCACAGAGGGGGTGAG GCTGGTCCCACCACAGGTGAACAAAGCAGACAGGACCCCTCTAGGGGTCCTCAGCACCCTAGAGCCACTTACTCGCCTGCAGAGGACATGGGGGGTGTGGCATGTGCCAGAGCTGGATACCCAGGATGCGGAGGCCCTTGTGGGGCTGTGGCCACTAGGG AGTTTCTTGGTCACAGGACGTGACCCCAGCCAGGCCCTGGTGTTGAGGTCAGGACCTTTACCAGGAGAAGTCAACACCTACCAGATCCAGAAGATTCCCAGAG GTGTGTCCCTGGAATCCTCCAACCTCTGCATGCCAGACCTGCCCCATCTCCTGGCCTTTCTATCAGCCAGCAG GGATGTTCTGCCCAGAACCCTGCTCTTGCCCCCTCCCACTCTAGGGCCCAGAGATGAACACACAG ATCCTGTGCAGATCGGCAGGGTCCAACAGGACACCCCAGGGAAGGTGCTTTCCATTGTGAACCAGCTCTACCTGGAGACCcacagaggctgggggagggagcagACCCCTCAAGAAACAGAGCCAGAGGCTGCTCAGAGACATGATCCAG CCCCCAGGAACCCTGCGCCTCACGGGGTCTCCTGGGTGAAAGGCCCGCTCAGCCCGGAAGTGGACCATCCTGGGCCGGCTCTCGCCAGCCtcctggaagaggaggaggaagaccttgaaggaaaggaggaaggaagggaggacgACCCGGAAGAGGAAGGCCCTGAGGACGTGCTCACCATTCACGTCCAGTCTCTGGTCAGGGCCCGGAGCAGCTACGTGGCCAGGCAATACCGAAGCCTTCGGGTGCGCATCGCCTCAGATTCTGGGGGTCCCCACGGGTCTGGGGACCCGGCCACGGAGCTGCTTCAGGATGTGCGGCACCTCCTTACTGACCTCCAGGATCATCTGGCAAAGGACTCCTACATCAGGGCTGTCTTTGGAAGCAGAGGTCCTGGGCTCCCCAAGAAGGACGAGGATCCAG GCCCCGCGCTGGAGACGGCGGTGTGCCAGGCGGTGCTGGCGCCCCTGAAGCCGGCCCTGTGGACACGACTCCGCACACTCCGAGCACCGGAGCtgcggcggctgcggcggcgaCAAACAGCCCtgcgggcgggggcggggcctccGGGGGCACAGGGGCCGGGACCGGAAGGGCAGAGCCCCGCCCCCGCCTTGCGGAGCCGCATCCACGAGCGCCTTGCGCACCTCCACGCTGCCTGCGCCCCGCGCCGCAAGGTGGCGCTCCTCTTGGAGGTGTGCAGAGATGTCTATGCGGGCCTGGCTCGAGGCGAGAACCAAG ATCCCCTGGGGGCCGACGCCTTCCTGCCGGCGCTGACCGAGGAACTCATCTGGAGCCCGGACATTGGGGAGACGCAGCTGGACGTAGAGTTTCTTATGGAGCTCTTAGATCCAGATGAGCTGCAGGGAGAGG CTGGGTACTACCTGACCACGTGGTTTGGGGCGCTGCACCACATTGCCCACTACCAGCCCGAAACAGACCGCGCTCCCCGGGGGCTCAGCTCCGAGGCCCGCGCCTCCCTGCACCAGTGGCACCGCAGGCGGACGCTGCACAGAAAGGATCATCCCAGAGCCCAG GCCAACCTGCCCTTTAAGGAGCCATGGGCAGAAGAGACTGTGACAGGGACCAGTGACAACTAG
- the RINL gene encoding ras and Rab interactor-like protein isoform X4 produces the protein MAQPEDKAPEVPTEGVRLVPPQVNKADRTPLGVLSTLEPLTRLQRTWGVWHVPELDTQDAEALVGLWPLGSFLVTGRDPSQALVLRSGPLPGEVNTYQIQKIPRGVSLESSNLCMPDLPHLLAFLSASRDVLPRTLLLPPPTLGPRDEHTDPVQIGRVQQDTPGKVLSIVNQLYLETHRGWGREQTPQETEPEAAQRHDPAPRNPAPHGVSWVKGPLSPEVDHPGPALASLLEEEEEDLEGKEEGREDDPEEEGPEDVLTIHVQSLVRARSSYVARQYRSLRDHLAKDSYIRAVFGSRGPGLPKKDEDPGPALETAVCQAVLAPLKPALWTRLRTLRAPELRRLRRRQTALRAGAGPPGAQGPGPEGQSPAPALRSRIHERLAHLHAACAPRRKVALLLEVCRDVYAGLARGENQDPLGADAFLPALTEELIWSPDIGETQLDVEFLMELLDPDELQGEAGYYLTTWFGALHHIAHYQPETDRAPRGLSSEARASLHQWHRRRTLHRKDHPRAQVTAHLAASRREGETWCPSDPAPTSPHRPTCPLRSHGQKRL, from the exons ATGGCCCAGCCAGAAGACAAGGCACCTGAAGTCCCCACAGAGGGGGTGAG GCTGGTCCCACCACAGGTGAACAAAGCAGACAGGACCCCTCTAGGGGTCCTCAGCACCCTAGAGCCACTTACTCGCCTGCAGAGGACATGGGGGGTGTGGCATGTGCCAGAGCTGGATACCCAGGATGCGGAGGCCCTTGTGGGGCTGTGGCCACTAGGG AGTTTCTTGGTCACAGGACGTGACCCCAGCCAGGCCCTGGTGTTGAGGTCAGGACCTTTACCAGGAGAAGTCAACACCTACCAGATCCAGAAGATTCCCAGAG GTGTGTCCCTGGAATCCTCCAACCTCTGCATGCCAGACCTGCCCCATCTCCTGGCCTTTCTATCAGCCAGCAG GGATGTTCTGCCCAGAACCCTGCTCTTGCCCCCTCCCACTCTAGGGCCCAGAGATGAACACACAG ATCCTGTGCAGATCGGCAGGGTCCAACAGGACACCCCAGGGAAGGTGCTTTCCATTGTGAACCAGCTCTACCTGGAGACCcacagaggctgggggagggagcagACCCCTCAAGAAACAGAGCCAGAGGCTGCTCAGAGACATGATCCAG CCCCCAGGAACCCTGCGCCTCACGGGGTCTCCTGGGTGAAAGGCCCGCTCAGCCCGGAAGTGGACCATCCTGGGCCGGCTCTCGCCAGCCtcctggaagaggaggaggaagaccttgaaggaaaggaggaaggaagggaggacgACCCGGAAGAGGAAGGCCCTGAGGACGTGCTCACCATTCACGTCCAGTCTCTGGTCAGGGCCCGGAGCAGCTACGTGGCCAGGCAATACCGAAGCCTTCGG GATCATCTGGCAAAGGACTCCTACATCAGGGCTGTCTTTGGAAGCAGAGGTCCTGGGCTCCCCAAGAAGGACGAGGATCCAG GCCCCGCGCTGGAGACGGCGGTGTGCCAGGCGGTGCTGGCGCCCCTGAAGCCGGCCCTGTGGACACGACTCCGCACACTCCGAGCACCGGAGCtgcggcggctgcggcggcgaCAAACAGCCCtgcgggcgggggcggggcctccGGGGGCACAGGGGCCGGGACCGGAAGGGCAGAGCCCCGCCCCCGCCTTGCGGAGCCGCATCCACGAGCGCCTTGCGCACCTCCACGCTGCCTGCGCCCCGCGCCGCAAGGTGGCGCTCCTCTTGGAGGTGTGCAGAGATGTCTATGCGGGCCTGGCTCGAGGCGAGAACCAAG ATCCCCTGGGGGCCGACGCCTTCCTGCCGGCGCTGACCGAGGAACTCATCTGGAGCCCGGACATTGGGGAGACGCAGCTGGACGTAGAGTTTCTTATGGAGCTCTTAGATCCAGATGAGCTGCAGGGAGAGG CTGGGTACTACCTGACCACGTGGTTTGGGGCGCTGCACCACATTGCCCACTACCAGCCCGAAACAGACCGCGCTCCCCGGGGGCTCAGCTCCGAGGCCCGCGCCTCCCTGCACCAGTGGCACCGCAGGCGGACGCTGCACAGAAAGGATCATCCCAGAGCCCAGGTGACTGCCCATCTGGCTGCAAGTAGAAGGGAGGGTGAGACCTGGTGCCCTTCTGACCCAGCTCCCACCTCTCCCCACAGGCCAACCTGCCCTTTAAGGAGCCATGGGCAGAAGAGACTGTGA
- the RINL gene encoding ras and Rab interactor-like protein isoform X1, giving the protein MAQPEDKAPEVPTEGVRLVPPQVNKADRTPLGVLSTLEPLTRLQRTWGVWHVPELDTQDAEALVGLWPLGSFLVTGRDPSQALVLRSGPLPGEVNTYQIQKIPRGVSLESSNLCMPDLPHLLAFLSASRDVLPRTLLLPPPTLGPRDEHTDPVQIGRVQQDTPGKVLSIVNQLYLETHRGWGREQTPQETEPEAAQRHDPAPRNPAPHGVSWVKGPLSPEVDHPGPALASLLEEEEEDLEGKEEGREDDPEEEGPEDVLTIHVQSLVRARSSYVARQYRSLRVRIASDSGGPHGSGDPATELLQDVRHLLTDLQDHLAKDSYIRAVFGSRGPGLPKKDEDPGPALETAVCQAVLAPLKPALWTRLRTLRAPELRRLRRRQTALRAGAGPPGAQGPGPEGQSPAPALRSRIHERLAHLHAACAPRRKVALLLEVCRDVYAGLARGENQDPLGADAFLPALTEELIWSPDIGETQLDVEFLMELLDPDELQGEAGYYLTTWFGALHHIAHYQPETDRAPRGLSSEARASLHQWHRRRTLHRKDHPRAQVTAHLAASRREGETWCPSDPAPTSPHRPTCPLRSHGQKRL; this is encoded by the exons ATGGCCCAGCCAGAAGACAAGGCACCTGAAGTCCCCACAGAGGGGGTGAG GCTGGTCCCACCACAGGTGAACAAAGCAGACAGGACCCCTCTAGGGGTCCTCAGCACCCTAGAGCCACTTACTCGCCTGCAGAGGACATGGGGGGTGTGGCATGTGCCAGAGCTGGATACCCAGGATGCGGAGGCCCTTGTGGGGCTGTGGCCACTAGGG AGTTTCTTGGTCACAGGACGTGACCCCAGCCAGGCCCTGGTGTTGAGGTCAGGACCTTTACCAGGAGAAGTCAACACCTACCAGATCCAGAAGATTCCCAGAG GTGTGTCCCTGGAATCCTCCAACCTCTGCATGCCAGACCTGCCCCATCTCCTGGCCTTTCTATCAGCCAGCAG GGATGTTCTGCCCAGAACCCTGCTCTTGCCCCCTCCCACTCTAGGGCCCAGAGATGAACACACAG ATCCTGTGCAGATCGGCAGGGTCCAACAGGACACCCCAGGGAAGGTGCTTTCCATTGTGAACCAGCTCTACCTGGAGACCcacagaggctgggggagggagcagACCCCTCAAGAAACAGAGCCAGAGGCTGCTCAGAGACATGATCCAG CCCCCAGGAACCCTGCGCCTCACGGGGTCTCCTGGGTGAAAGGCCCGCTCAGCCCGGAAGTGGACCATCCTGGGCCGGCTCTCGCCAGCCtcctggaagaggaggaggaagaccttgaaggaaaggaggaaggaagggaggacgACCCGGAAGAGGAAGGCCCTGAGGACGTGCTCACCATTCACGTCCAGTCTCTGGTCAGGGCCCGGAGCAGCTACGTGGCCAGGCAATACCGAAGCCTTCGGGTGCGCATCGCCTCAGATTCTGGGGGTCCCCACGGGTCTGGGGACCCGGCCACGGAGCTGCTTCAGGATGTGCGGCACCTCCTTACTGACCTCCAGGATCATCTGGCAAAGGACTCCTACATCAGGGCTGTCTTTGGAAGCAGAGGTCCTGGGCTCCCCAAGAAGGACGAGGATCCAG GCCCCGCGCTGGAGACGGCGGTGTGCCAGGCGGTGCTGGCGCCCCTGAAGCCGGCCCTGTGGACACGACTCCGCACACTCCGAGCACCGGAGCtgcggcggctgcggcggcgaCAAACAGCCCtgcgggcgggggcggggcctccGGGGGCACAGGGGCCGGGACCGGAAGGGCAGAGCCCCGCCCCCGCCTTGCGGAGCCGCATCCACGAGCGCCTTGCGCACCTCCACGCTGCCTGCGCCCCGCGCCGCAAGGTGGCGCTCCTCTTGGAGGTGTGCAGAGATGTCTATGCGGGCCTGGCTCGAGGCGAGAACCAAG ATCCCCTGGGGGCCGACGCCTTCCTGCCGGCGCTGACCGAGGAACTCATCTGGAGCCCGGACATTGGGGAGACGCAGCTGGACGTAGAGTTTCTTATGGAGCTCTTAGATCCAGATGAGCTGCAGGGAGAGG CTGGGTACTACCTGACCACGTGGTTTGGGGCGCTGCACCACATTGCCCACTACCAGCCCGAAACAGACCGCGCTCCCCGGGGGCTCAGCTCCGAGGCCCGCGCCTCCCTGCACCAGTGGCACCGCAGGCGGACGCTGCACAGAAAGGATCATCCCAGAGCCCAGGTGACTGCCCATCTGGCTGCAAGTAGAAGGGAGGGTGAGACCTGGTGCCCTTCTGACCCAGCTCCCACCTCTCCCCACAGGCCAACCTGCCCTTTAAGGAGCCATGGGCAGAAGAGACTGTGA